The following proteins are co-located in the Helicobacter acinonychis genome:
- the gatA gene encoding Asp-tRNA(Asn)/Glu-tRNA(Gln) amidotransferase subunit GatA, with protein sequence MITLKQALSLSQDELETLKNGIDANVRASDLNAYIKAPSLNGASAKGVPILIKDNISVKGWEITCSSKILEGYVAPYHASVIENLHQNSMAGFGLSNMDEFAMGSTTESSCYGITKNPRDKNRVPGGSSGGSAAAVAGGLAVAALGSDTGGSIRQPASYCGCVGLKPTYGRVSRYGLIAYCSSFDQIGPITQNVEDASILFDAISGHDSKDSTSANLKPTQTFKNLNRERRFKIAVLRDHIKDASNEVQLAYENTLKALKEIGHEIVEKKILDSHYQISIYYIISMAEASSNLARFDGVRYGRRAQNIKDLKELYLKSRSEGFGDEVKRRIMLGNFVLSSGYYDAYYLKAQQMRLMIKEQYNKIFEEVDLIFTPVAPTTAPLFNYHASPLEMYLSDIYTIGANLSGLPALSLPVAKDPLGLPIGMQFIAKAFDEQSLLDVSYALEQELKLKLD encoded by the coding sequence ATGATCACTTTAAAACAAGCCCTTTCTTTATCCCAAGATGAATTAGAAACCCTTAAAAACGGAATTGACGCTAATGTTAGAGCTTCAGATTTGAACGCTTACATTAAAGCCCCTAGTCTTAATGGTGCTAGTGCTAAGGGTGTGCCTATCCTTATTAAAGACAATATCAGCGTTAAGGGGTGGGAGATCACTTGCTCTAGTAAGATTTTAGAGGGCTATGTGGCTCCTTATCATGCGAGCGTGATTGAAAACTTGCACCAAAACAGCATGGCAGGGTTTGGGCTTTCTAACATGGACGAGTTTGCGATGGGGAGCACCACAGAGTCTAGTTGCTATGGGATCACTAAAAACCCACGAGATAAAAACAGAGTGCCTGGAGGGAGTAGCGGGGGGAGTGCCGCAGCGGTGGCAGGTGGCTTGGCTGTGGCAGCTTTAGGGAGCGATACGGGTGGGTCTATCAGACAGCCAGCGAGCTATTGTGGGTGCGTGGGGTTAAAGCCCACTTATGGGAGGGTGAGCCGTTATGGTTTGATTGCGTATTGTTCTAGTTTTGATCAAATTGGGCCTATCACACAAAATGTAGAGGACGCTTCTATTTTATTTGACGCTATTAGTGGGCATGATAGTAAGGACTCTACGAGTGCGAATCTCAAACCCACGCAAACTTTCAAAAATCTTAATAGAGAAAGACGCTTTAAAATCGCTGTTTTAAGAGATCACATTAAAGATGCGAGTAATGAAGTGCAACTCGCTTATGAAAACACCCTTAAGGCTTTGAAAGAAATAGGGCATGAGATTGTAGAAAAAAAGATATTGGATTCGCATTATCAAATCTCTATCTATTATATTATTAGCATGGCTGAAGCGAGCTCCAATCTGGCTAGATTTGATGGGGTGCGTTATGGGAGAAGGGCTCAAAATATTAAAGATTTAAAAGAATTGTATCTTAAAAGCCGTAGTGAAGGTTTTGGCGACGAGGTGAAACGCCGTATCATGCTAGGGAATTTTGTCTTAAGCAGTGGGTATTATGACGCTTATTATTTGAAAGCCCAACAAATGCGTTTGATGATCAAAGAGCAATACAACAAGATTTTTGAAGAAGTGGATTTGATTTTCACTCCTGTGGCTCCCACGACCGCCCCCTTATTCAACTACCATGCAAGCCCTTTAGAAATGTATTTGAGCGATATTTACACGATCGGAGCGAATTTGAGCGGTTTGCCGGCCCTTTCTTTGCCGGTCGCTAAAGATCCTTTAGGCTTGCCCATAGGGATGCAATTCATTGCTAAGGCTTTTGATGAGCAAAGCCTTTTAGATGTTTCCTACGCTTTAGAGCAGGAATTAAAATTAAAACTAGATTAA
- the coaE gene encoding dephospho-CoA kinase (Dephospho-CoA kinase (CoaE) performs the final step in coenzyme A biosynthesis.) gives MVLKNAIALTGGIGTGKSTTIKLLESQGYQILDADKIAHQLLQEHRLEIAQHFGSSILEKDILNRKKLGTIVFKDSNELKWLENFLHPLIRECMLKKAHELEKNHQAYFLDIPLFFEVGGKERYPVSKVVLIYAPRALQIERLLERDKLKETEILQRLNCQMDIEQKRLMSDYVIDNSFSLKDLAKQVECFLKNLGFVSN, from the coding sequence ATGGTTTTAAAAAACGCTATTGCTCTCACAGGGGGGATAGGCACCGGTAAAAGCACCACCATTAAATTACTAGAATCGCAAGGCTATCAAATCTTAGATGCGGATAAAATCGCCCATCAATTATTACAAGAGCATCGGCTAGAGATCGCCCAACATTTTGGATCAAGTATTTTAGAAAAGGATATTCTTAACAGAAAAAAACTTGGCACGATCGTGTTTAAAGACTCTAATGAGTTAAAATGGCTAGAAAATTTTTTGCACCCCTTGATCCGTGAATGCATGCTAAAAAAAGCGCACGAATTAGAAAAAAACCATCAAGCGTATTTTTTAGACATTCCTTTGTTTTTTGAAGTGGGGGGTAAAGAACGCTATCCTGTGAGTAAAGTGGTCTTAATCTATGCACCTAGGGCTTTACAAATTGAGCGCCTTTTAGAGCGAGACAAACTCAAAGAAACTGAAATCTTGCAACGCCTAAATTGTCAAATGGATATAGAGCAAAAACGCTTGATGAGCGATTATGTTATAGACAATAGTTTTAGTTTAAAAGATTTAGCTAAGCAGGTTGAATGTTTTTTAAAAAATCTTGGTTTTGTTTCCAATTAA
- a CDS encoding spermidine synthase, with amino-acid sequence MWITQEITPYLRKEYTIEAKLLDVRSDHNILEIFKSNDFGEIAMLNSQLLFKNFLHIESELLAHMGGCTKKELKEVLIVDGFDLELAHQLFKYDTHVDFVQADEKILDSFISFFPHFHGVKNNKNFTHAKQFLDLDIKKYDLIVCLQEPDKHKIDGLKRTLKEDGVFISVAKHPLLEHVSMQNALKNMGEFFSIVMPFVAPLRILSNKGYIYASLKTHPLKDLIAQKIEALKNVGYYNEDIHRAAFALPKNLQEILKENIKS; translated from the coding sequence ATGTGGATCACCCAAGAAATCACGCCGTATTTGCGTAAAGAATACACGATAGAAGCGAAATTATTAGATGTTAGAAGCGATCATAATATCTTAGAGATTTTTAAATCTAATGATTTTGGCGAGATTGCGATGCTTAATTCCCAGTTGTTATTCAAGAACTTTTTGCATATTGAAAGCGAATTGCTCGCTCATATGGGAGGTTGCACTAAAAAAGAGCTTAAAGAAGTTTTGATTGTAGATGGGTTTGATTTGGAATTAGCCCACCAGCTTTTTAAATACGACACGCATGTGGATTTTGTGCAAGCAGATGAAAAGATCTTGGATAGTTTTATTAGTTTTTTTCCCCATTTCCATGGAGTGAAAAATAATAAGAATTTCACGCATGCTAAACAATTTTTAGATTTAGACATTAAAAAATACGATTTAATTGTTTGTTTGCAAGAGCCGGACAAGCATAAAATTGATGGTTTAAAAAGAACGCTTAAAGAAGATGGCGTGTTTATTTCGGTAGCCAAACACCCACTATTAGAGCATGTGAGCATGCAAAACGCCCTTAAAAACATGGGCGAGTTTTTTTCTATTGTCATGCCTTTTGTAGCACCTTTAAGGATTTTGAGCAATAAGGGTTATATTTATGCGTCTTTAAAAACCCACCCCTTAAAAGATTTGATCGCACAAAAAATAGAAGCACTAAAAAATGTGGGATACTATAACGAAGACATTCATAGGGCCGCATTCGCTCTCCCTAAAAATTTACAAGAAATCCTTAAAGAAAATATCAAATCTTAA
- the der gene encoding ribosome biogenesis GTPase Der, which yields MNTSPRTLKTIAILGQPNVGKSSLFNRLAKERIAITSDFVGTTRDINKRKITLNGHEVELLDTGGMAKDAFLSKEIKAFNLKAAQMSDLILYVVDGKSIPSDEDIKLFREIFKINPNCFLVINKIDNDKEKERSYAFSSFGMPKSFNISVSHNRGISALIDAILDALGLTKIIEQDLDIDILESLETPNNTEDGNNEEEIIQVGIIGRVNVGKSSLLNVLTQKERSIVSSVAGTTIDPIDETILVKNQKICFVDTAGIRHKGKILGIEKYALERTQKALEKSHIALLVLDVSAPFVELDEKISSLADKHSLGIILILNKWDIRYAPYEEIMATLKRKFRFLEYAPVITTSCLKTRHIEEIKHKIIEVYECFSKRIPTSLLNSVISQATQKHPLPSDGGKLVKVYYATQFATKPPQISLVMNRPKALHFSYKRYLINTLRKEFNFLGTPLIINAKDKKSVQQN from the coding sequence ATGAATACAAGCCCTAGAACCTTAAAAACCATTGCGATCTTAGGTCAGCCTAATGTGGGGAAAAGCTCGTTGTTTAACCGCTTGGCTAAAGAAAGGATCGCTATCACTTCAGATTTTGTGGGCACTACACGAGACATTAACAAACGAAAAATCACACTAAATGGTCATGAAGTAGAGCTATTGGATACAGGGGGCATGGCTAAAGACGCTTTTTTGTCTAAAGAAATCAAAGCCTTTAATTTAAAAGCTGCTCAAATGAGCGATTTGATTTTATATGTTGTAGATGGCAAATCTATCCCTAGCGATGAAGACATCAAGCTTTTTAGAGAGATTTTTAAAATCAACCCTAATTGCTTTTTAGTGATCAATAAAATTGATAACGACAAAGAAAAAGAGCGATCTTATGCGTTTTCTTCTTTTGGCATGCCAAAGAGTTTTAATATCTCCGTTTCGCACAATAGGGGCATTAGTGCGTTAATTGATGCAATATTGGATGCGTTAGGCTTGACCAAAATCATAGAGCAAGATTTAGATATAGATATTTTAGAAAGCTTAGAAACCCCCAACAACACAGAAGATGGAAATAATGAAGAAGAAATCATTCAAGTGGGTATCATCGGTAGGGTAAATGTGGGCAAAAGCTCGCTTTTAAATGTACTCACGCAAAAAGAAAGGAGCATCGTCTCTAGTGTGGCTGGCACTACTATTGATCCCATAGACGAAACCATTTTAGTCAAAAATCAAAAAATTTGCTTTGTGGATACCGCTGGCATCAGACATAAGGGCAAAATTTTAGGCATTGAAAAATACGCACTAGAACGCACTCAAAAAGCCTTAGAAAAATCCCATATTGCACTTTTAGTTTTAGATGTGAGCGCTCCTTTTGTGGAATTAGACGAAAAGATTAGCTCTTTAGCAGATAAACACTCTTTGGGGATCATTCTTATTTTAAACAAATGGGACATCCGCTACGCCCCTTATGAAGAGATCATGGCGACTTTAAAAAGGAAATTCCGCTTTTTAGAATACGCCCCTGTGATCACAACCAGTTGCTTAAAAACGCGCCATATTGAAGAGATCAAACATAAGATTATAGAAGTCTATGAGTGTTTTTCCAAACGCATCCCTACAAGCTTGCTCAATAGCGTGATTTCTCAAGCCACTCAAAAACACCCCTTACCAAGCGATGGTGGGAAATTAGTGAAAGTGTATTACGCCACGCAATTTGCCACCAAACCCCCTCAAATCTCGCTTGTAATGAATCGCCCTAAAGCCTTGCACTTCAGTTACAAACGCTATTTGATTAACACTTTAAGGAAAGAATTTAATTTTTTAGGCACGCCTTTAATCATTAACGCCAAAGATAAAAAGAGCGTCCAACAAAATTAA
- a CDS encoding HU family DNA-binding protein — MNKAEFIDLVKEVGEFNSKREAEEVINAFTLAVETALSKGESVELIGFGKFETAEQKGKEGKVPGSGKTYKTKDKRVPKFKAGKILKQKVEKGK, encoded by the coding sequence ATGAACAAAGCGGAGTTTATTGATTTGGTCAAAGAAGTCGGTGAATTCAACAGCAAAAGAGAAGCAGAAGAAGTGATCAATGCCTTTACTCTAGCGGTAGAGACAGCTTTAAGCAAGGGCGAGAGCGTTGAGTTGATCGGTTTTGGCAAATTTGAAACCGCAGAGCAAAAAGGTAAAGAGGGTAAAGTGCCAGGAAGCGGTAAAACTTATAAAACCAAAGACAAGCGAGTGCCTAAGTTCAAAGCCGGCAAAATCCTTAAACAAAAAGTTGAAAAAGGCAAGTAG
- a CDS encoding LPP20 family lipoprotein, giving the protein MRLHSAFFGINSLLVATLLMSGCALFKKRNTDAKLIPPSANGLQAPIYPPTNFTPRKSVQPLPSPRLENNGQSVISSNPINGIPNTPILTPNNIIELNAVGMGVAPESTISPSQALALAKRAAIVDGYRQLGEKMYGIRVNAQDTVKDMVLQNSVIKTKVNALIRNAEITETIYKDGLCQVSMELKLDGRIWYRILSGARG; this is encoded by the coding sequence ATGCGTTTGCACTCTGCCTTTTTTGGTATCAATTCATTGCTTGTTGCCACCCTTTTAATGAGTGGTTGTGCCCTTTTCAAAAAGCGTAACACCGACGCCAAGCTCATCCCCCCTTCAGCCAATGGTTTGCAAGCCCCTATTTACCCCCCAACCAACTTCACCCCTAGAAAGAGCGTTCAGCCCCTTCCAAGCCCTCGTCTTGAGAATAACGGACAGTCCGTCATTAGCTCTAACCCCATTAACGGCATTCCTAACACCCCCATTCTCACGCCCAATAATATCATTGAGTTGAATGCAGTCGGCATGGGTGTGGCTCCAGAATCCACCATTTCGCCCTCTCAAGCTCTAGCTTTAGCTAAGCGAGCCGCTATCGTTGATGGCTACCGCCAATTAGGTGAGAAAATGTATGGCATTAGAGTGAATGCCCAAGACACCGTCAAGGACATGGTTTTACAAAATTCCGTGATTAAAACCAAAGTTAATGCTCTCATCCGTAACGCTGAAATCACTGAGACTATCTATAAAGACGGCTTGTGTCAAGTGAGCATGGAGCTTAAATTAGACGGCAGAATTTGGTATCGTATTTTGAGTGGAGCGAGAGGATAA
- a CDS encoding OmpP1/FadL family transporter, translating into MKKIPPLYFFKKFKKRYLLALSLPLLSYANGFKIQEQSLNGTALGSAYVAGARGADASFYNPANMGFTNDWGENKSEFEMTTTVINIPAFKFQVPTTNQGLYSVTSLQIDKNQQNTLAILKTIGLDNIIKTLGNAALKDDGLKEAINRVQGLMNLTNQKVVTLASNPDTQIVNGWTDTTNFVLPKFFYKTRTHNGFTFGGSFTAPSGLGMKWNGKGGEFLHDVFIMMVELAPSMSYTIKNRFSVGVGLRGLYATGSFNNTVYVPLEGASVLTANQILNLPNDVFADQVPSNMMTLLGNIGYQPALNCQKAGGDMNNQSCQEFYNGLKKIMGYSGLVEASANLYGTTKVVQKSNGKGLSGGYRVGGSLRVFDHGMFSVVYNSSVTFNMKGGLVAITELGPSLGSVLTKGNLNINVSLPKTLSLAYAHQFFKDHLRIEGVFERTFWSQGNKFLVTPDFANATYKGLSGTVASLDAETLKKMVGLANFKSVMNMGAGWRDTNTFRLGITYMGKSLRLMGAFNYDQAPSPQDAIGIPDSNGYTVALGTKYNFRGFDLGLAGSFTFKSNRSSLYQSPTIGQLRIFSASLGYRW; encoded by the coding sequence ATGAAAAAGATTCCTCCACTCTATTTTTTTAAAAAATTTAAAAAACGCTATTTACTCGCTTTAAGCTTACCCTTACTCTCTTATGCGAATGGCTTTAAAATCCAAGAGCAAAGCCTGAATGGCACGGCTTTAGGCTCGGCTTATGTCGCTGGGGCTAGAGGTGCTGACGCCTCTTTTTACAACCCGGCAAACATGGGCTTTACAAACGATTGGGGCGAAAATAAGAGCGAATTTGAAATGACCACCACCGTGATCAATATCCCGGCCTTTAAGTTTCAAGTCCCCACGACTAATCAAGGTCTGTATTCGGTAACGAGCTTGCAAATTGATAAAAACCAGCAAAACACTTTAGCCATCTTAAAAACAATAGGGCTTGATAATATCATTAAAACGCTTGGCAACGCAGCCCTTAAGGACGATGGCTTGAAAGAAGCGATCAATCGCGTTCAAGGGCTAATGAATCTAACCAATCAAAAAGTCGTCACGCTCGCTTCAAATCCTGACACTCAAATCGTGAATGGCTGGACAGACACGACTAATTTTGTTTTACCCAAATTCTTTTATAAAACGCGCACGCACAATGGCTTCACTTTTGGGGGGAGTTTCACTGCTCCTAGTGGGTTGGGCATGAAATGGAATGGTAAAGGGGGGGAATTTTTGCATGATGTTTTTATCATGATGGTAGAGCTTGCCCCTAGCATGAGTTATACCATTAAAAACCGCTTTTCTGTGGGGGTGGGTTTAAGAGGGCTTTATGCGACCGGGAGCTTTAATAACACCGTTTATGTGCCTTTAGAAGGTGCTTCAGTGCTAACAGCCAATCAAATTTTAAACTTGCCTAACGATGTTTTTGCCGATCAAGTGCCAAGCAATATGATGACTTTATTGGGTAATATTGGCTATCAGCCGGCTCTAAATTGCCAAAAAGCTGGCGGAGATATGAACAATCAAAGCTGTCAAGAGTTTTACAACGGCTTGAAAAAAATCATGGGTTATAGCGGTTTAGTGGAAGCGAGTGCGAATCTCTATGGCACGACGAAAGTGGTGCAAAAATCCAATGGGAAAGGCTTATCAGGGGGGTATAGAGTGGGAGGGAGTTTGCGTGTGTTTGATCATGGGATGTTTTCGGTGGTGTATAATTCTTCGGTCACCTTTAACATGAAAGGCGGTTTGGTCGCGATCACAGAGCTTGGCCCTTCTTTAGGGAGCGTATTGACTAAAGGCAATTTAAATATCAATGTTTCACTCCCCAAAACTTTGAGCCTAGCATACGCCCATCAATTTTTTAAAGATCACTTAAGAATTGAGGGAGTGTTTGAGCGTACTTTTTGGAGTCAAGGGAATAAATTCTTAGTCACCCCTGATTTTGCAAACGCCACTTACAAGGGCTTGAGTGGGACGGTCGCTTCCTTGGACGCTGAAACGCTTAAAAAAATGGTGGGTTTAGCGAATTTTAAAAGCGTGATGAACATGGGGGCTGGCTGGAGGGATACGAACACCTTTAGATTAGGTATCACTTACATGGGTAAAAGTTTGCGTTTAATGGGTGCTTTCAATTACGATCAAGCCCCAAGCCCCCAAGATGCGATAGGTATTCCGGACTCTAATGGCTATACCGTGGCTCTTGGGACGAAATACAATTTTAGGGGCTTTGATTTGGGTTTAGCAGGGAGTTTTACCTTTAAGAGTAACCGGTCCAGTTTGTATCAATCCCCAACCATTGGGCAATTAAGAATCTTTAGCGCTTCTTTAGGCTATCGCTGGTAA